The window CTACTTGGGGATTGGACTCCACTGGGCGGGAGGTGTTCTTTTTCTCCCGCGAGAGCTACCATGTGAGCATGTGGAATGTCATCCGTGCGTATCCTTCTGAATTCATGCAGTTGTTCATTCGGAATGTACGCCGTTTTATCAACTATTTGCTCTCCTGGCGGCTGTTTTCTTATTACTTTTTGCCTCTGATAGGTCTTGCCTTCTTCAAAAGGCCTTGGGACAAATTCCGGACGAAGGGGGAATTGCTCTTGCTGGCATCCCTTATGCCGGTAGGGGTTTTCTTGCTGTTCTTCATCCAAGATCGCTATATTGCTACTGTGCTGCCCACTCTGGTTATCTGGCTGGCTTTGGGTGCTTATGAACTAGGACTGTGGCTCAGTCAAACTGTGGCGAATCTGCTTGCTGGGCACGCACTACGACGCCGTTGGCTGACTGTTTTGGTAGCGGTTCCCACCCTAGTCCTCCTCGTTTGTCTCATCTTGCTTCAGCCGAGGATCATTGAAGACTACACAACGACAGGATCCTTCCGTCCAGAACATAAAGCCGTAGGACTTTGGCTAAAGGAGCATATCCCTCAGGGTTCTACAGTAATGTCTCGCTATCCAGCAATTGCTTTTTACGCCGATGCTCGTTGGAAACCCACTCCGAATGCCAAGTATGAGCAAGTTCTGTCTTATGCGCGAGCCAATCAGGTGGATTACTTTGTTTTGGATGAGCTCGAGACACGCGAACTACGTCCACAACTCGCTTTTCTGCTGAATGAGTATGCGACTCCCGCTGAGCTGGAACTGTTTCACGTGGTGCGCAGCACAGATGGGAAACTAGTGGTATTCAAATTGAGATAGTGTGAAAGCCTATGGAACTCAGCGTCGTTATCCCTGCTTGGAATGAAGCGGACAATTTGGTCAAACTGTTGCCCCAGTTACATGCCGTATTATCGAATCTTGGCTGCGAATACGAAGTTCTCGTAGTAGACAACCATTCGGCAGATGCTACAGAGGAGGTCTGTAGAGCTGCGGGGGTTGTTCTGTTGCAACAGAATGAGCCAGGCTATGGTGGAGCATTGTGGGCAGGGTTCGGTCATGCCTCGGGTGAGTACATCTTGACTATGGATGCAGACTTATCCCACACACCGGATTTCATCCCGCTTATGTGGAATGAGCGTGCGAAAGCCGATGTCATTGTTGCTTCTCGCTATGTAGAGGGCGGGAGCACGGATATGCCGTGGTACAGGCATATCTTGAGCATTATTCTCAACCGCGTTTATACACGAGTCCTATCCCTGCCGATAAGAGATATTTCCAGCGGGTTTCGCCTCTATCGTGCGTCCATCCTCCGCAGTCTCGACTTGCAGAGCAAGGATTTCGACGCACTGGAAGAGATTTTGATCGAGTGCTATGCGCAGGGTTATACGATTCTAGAAATGCCAATGCACTACATGCCAAGGGAACAAGGCAAGTCAAAGGTGAAGTTGTTGCGATTTGGCATAGCCTACTTGAACACTTTGTTCCGTATGTGGAAGTTGCGCAACTCGATAAACTCCGCTGATTATGACGCGCGTGCTTTTGACAGCGTCATCCCTCTGCAGCGCTATTGGCAGCGCAGGCGTTATGCCATTATCCTGGGGATGCTTGACCGCTCCAAGCGATGTCTGGATGTTGGCTGTGGGTCTAGCCATATCCTTCGCGGTTTGAGTGCAGATTCGATTGGGTTGGATATCAAATTGAACAAACTCCGTTGCGCACGGCGTTACAAGCGTCCCCTAGTCAATGCCAGCGCATTTGCTTTGCCTTTTGGCGATGGGGTCTTCGATCAGGTGCTTTGTTCAGAGGTTATCGAGCATCTCGAAGCGAGCGAGCAGCCCTTTCGCGAGATGAATCGCGTGTTGAAAAAGAGAGGCAGGCTGGTGATTGGCACGCCTGACTATGGAAGCCGGGTCTGGCCAATTTTGGAACGGCTATACAAGTTTTTTGCACCGGGTGCGTATGCGGATGAGCATATCACTCACTACACGCGCGAAAGTTTGTTGCGCGTGCTACAAAAGCATGGATTCCAATGTTGCCAGTGGAAGTACATCTGGGGTGCTGAGCTGATCGCCTCGTTCACCAAGGGCGACTGTGCCGGCTAGGAGCTCTGCAGGCGATGCGAGTCAAATTTTTTCTCGAGAACTGGCATTCGATAGCCTTGCTATTGATCCTTTTGATGGGGCTTGTCTGCCGGTTGTATCGCTTGGTACCTCCAGAGGTCGGGTTGCTTTATGCTCAAGATGCTGATGAAGGGGTCTATGCCACGACAGCTCAGTTGGCTTTGCAAGGCTATCTGCCGTATCGCGACTTTTTCACGCCTATGCCCCCGCTGGCCATTTATCTATTCATGGTTGTATTGCGCATATTCTATCATCCTTGGGGCAGTCCTACCGGTCTGATGGCCTTGCGCTATGCCTCTGTTGCCTATGGCTTGTTTACCGTGTTGCTTACCTTCTTCGCTGCTAACCTGATTGGGGGGAAAAGAAGCGGTTTACTGGCTGCCGCCATTGTGGCTGTTGACGGTATTGTTGTAGCACAAGACCGGCGTGCCATGCTGGAATCTCTTACTAACCTTTTCTCCCTTTTGGCTATCCTCTGTTACTTGCTTGCCCTTCGTGCGCCCAACGTGAAGGATGGGTTGCGAAAGAAACCCAACTCCCTGATTCTGCTTGCTGGTTTCTTCTGTGCCCTTGCCCTGCTCAGCAAGGGCACAGCGATTGTTCCTCCCCTTGTGATTGCGTTGGCGATTTTCATGCAGCGTCGTTGGCGCGAAGTGTGGTGGTTTGTTGTTTCCTTCCTGGGCAGTTACTTGTTGTGTGCTGGGCTCTTTCTGATTACCTGTCCTACAGACTATATCAAGCAAATGTATCTCTTTCATTTGCTGCGCCCATGGGATGGGACTGCGCACCCGTTGGCTAGGTTGGCGGAAATATGGAACTACCCTTGGTCCTGGATCACGGTGCGGATTTCTCTCGTGGGAGTGGCAATAACCTTTCTCGCTGGTAAAAAAGTGCGCCACCG of the Chloroflexota bacterium genome contains:
- a CDS encoding glycosyltransferase; its protein translation is MELSVVIPAWNEADNLVKLLPQLHAVLSNLGCEYEVLVVDNHSADATEEVCRAAGVVLLQQNEPGYGGALWAGFGHASGEYILTMDADLSHTPDFIPLMWNERAKADVIVASRYVEGGSTDMPWYRHILSIILNRVYTRVLSLPIRDISSGFRLYRASILRSLDLQSKDFDALEEILIECYAQGYTILEMPMHYMPREQGKSKVKLLRFGIAYLNTLFRMWKLRNSINSADYDARAFDSVIPLQRYWQRRRYAIILGMLDRSKRCLDVGCGSSHILRGLSADSIGLDIKLNKLRCARRYKRPLVNASAFALPFGDGVFDQVLCSEVIEHLEASEQPFREMNRVLKKRGRLVIGTPDYGSRVWPILERLYKFFAPGAYADEHITHYTRESLLRVLQKHGFQCCQWKYIWGAELIASFTKGDCAG
- a CDS encoding glycosyltransferase family 39 protein, with the translated sequence MTNVTRTNPRRNEVLTIAALCLLTALVRLGALLLPQRIVWGDEPFYLWLGRNWLTGRGYTFTGYSDVHHTPMYPLLSGLFYLLTHNMELASDICYVLFGVLLVIPMYLLAKEMYRREVGYITIALLAIYPAVATAPLFWGTLTEPPYYFFVYTGLLMALLAMRRERLWSYLLAGICFGLAYLTRPEAVAYVAIGGLLLALVRLFERKLFTRRTLVALTLYVVGFLLLFLPYAYYVARETGSWMISEKAGVTFVTCIGLSEGDTKAFDQATWGLDSTGREVFFFSRESYHVSMWNVIRAYPSEFMQLFIRNVRRFINYLLSWRLFSYYFLPLIGLAFFKRPWDKFRTKGELLLLASLMPVGVFLLFFIQDRYIATVLPTLVIWLALGAYELGLWLSQTVANLLAGHALRRRWLTVLVAVPTLVLLVCLILLQPRIIEDYTTTGSFRPEHKAVGLWLKEHIPQGSTVMSRYPAIAFYADARWKPTPNAKYEQVLSYARANQVDYFVLDELETRELRPQLAFLLNEYATPAELELFHVVRSTDGKLVVFKLR
- a CDS encoding phospholipid carrier-dependent glycosyltransferase, encoding MRVKFFLENWHSIALLLILLMGLVCRLYRLVPPEVGLLYAQDADEGVYATTAQLALQGYLPYRDFFTPMPPLAIYLFMVVLRIFYHPWGSPTGLMALRYASVAYGLFTVLLTFFAANLIGGKRSGLLAAAIVAVDGIVVAQDRRAMLESLTNLFSLLAILCYLLALRAPNVKDGLRKKPNSLILLAGFFCALALLSKGTAIVPPLVIALAIFMQRRWREVWWFVVSFLGSYLLCAGLFLITCPTDYIKQMYLFHLLRPWDGTAHPLARLAEIWNYPWSWITVRISLVGVAITFLAGKKVRHRRLWLLVLAWAVLVLLLLLSSRTYWATYFSQLAVPLAILGGLLFNQEMEHDMASPLDRLPVASQQLWSMLQVAVFVALLGLGFPRLLLQFGSTKAALEQIKPAYVEISTHIRRHLPDSVPILAFETNYTFLSSHPPAGAREGSFFIDSYGEMLYRNLGIPDKPIPVLLEVWVRSTRVRAQEVFHQQPAQREVLAIFTRAPYIILDGRALKQLSPDTTAYIRSHSQVLKSAYAAELRMRLAE